A region of Channa argus isolate prfri chromosome 8, Channa argus male v1.0, whole genome shotgun sequence DNA encodes the following proteins:
- the cilp2 gene encoding cartilage intermediate layer protein 1, with product MLELYKVALLLSFLALGQASVRTRSQSDRSKRVALKTFADTQTTGLTEWTSWFNIDHPGGNGDYERLEAIRFYYRERVCARPTAMEARTTDWVAAADTGEVVHSSLEKGFWCINKEQPHGRVCSNYHVRFQCPPVQSYWTDWSEWGPCSAAVCNDVGVQVRQRKCISTQPMPLLLVPACQGHPSERRECSTAPCTAEWGQWGQWGTCSVTCGGGRRFRRRTCERTSETVQCTGRPVELQKCGRSPCPAKCQLVCTEGHPSGDCSRCVCEGHVLHGEVQSVTGVPVVGAWVALASQPKVIRARTDAKGQFMLTGLCSFNSTLISIRKEKFSPITVSTSSNTTGFSWVRAVLKSAEKPYIVKHPEDKVRYEGGRVLLCCKATGSPTPDKYYWYHNGTLLDRKLYKYEEDLVLRDLKLEQSGQYYCKTSSAAGSIKSSPAFLTVIAKGTPACNSAPETHLVRLPIDCVQRGTDSKYYNAGRCPHNGCAGSLDYDMRCRDGGGFCCGVKTMESRIIDCGSYSLPIRAVTECSCQKCVQPNVLVRGRVVAADNNEPLRFGHIYIGKERVGTTGYQGGFTLQITQDTQRLVVNFVDPTEKFLDTPKVFIFDKKGGSIYHDVKVMRKQTPINIDAGETNSISLGEIKGEDPIGQLVIPPNSFHKDNGEIYEGTVKASVTFIDPRNITTAAAAPGDLNFVDDEGDMLPLRTYGMFSVDFRDESNKEVLGAGAVQVLLDTQHVKMQEHIPKMKLWSLNPDTGVWEEESDFSYTTTTASGHGRSKREERTFLIGNMEIRERRLFNLDVPENRRCYVKVRAYMSDKFLPSEQLEGVVISLINLEPKPGYSSNPRAWGRFDSVITGPNGACLPAFCDAQRPDAYTAYVTAMLGGEELEAAPSSPKMNPNIIGVSQPYLDKIDYRRSDHEDPALKKNAFKINLAKPNQNNLDETNGPIYPYQNLIGCENAPFDANHFRFFRVEKDKYDYNVVPFEENDLTTWTGDYLSWWPNPQEFRACFIKVKIHGQKEVMVRSRNLGGTHQETKGKLYGIRDVRSTRDMREANTSAACVEFKCSGMLFDQAEVDRSLIRILPQGNCRRISTNNLLQEYLIKHPPVAQNNESHAFDMLAPVDPLGHNYGIYTVTDQNPRVAKEIAIGRCFDGTSDGFSREMKSDSGVALTFSCPERKINRESLFQRLQTNPAQALSQIARDMRELEGLQVQRASSRVVAYPSEQWDRTQNRRVTTTARRRVSIRTQQNK from the exons ATGTTGGAATTATATAAGGTGGCGCTCCTGTTGTCCTTTTTGGCTCTGGGTCAAG CATCTGTGAGGACCAGGAGCCAATCAGACAGGAGCAAGAGAGTGGCCCTAAAAACgtttgcagacacacaaacaacag GTTTGACAGAGTGGACATCTTGGTTCAACATTGACCACCCTGGGGGAAATGGAGACTATGAGCGCCTGGAGGCGATCCGGTTTTATTACAGAGAGAGAGTTTGTGCACGGCCCACAGCTATGGAGGCTCGCACAACAGACTGGGTGGCAGCGGCAGACACGGGGGAAGTGGTCCACTCCAGTCTGGAGAAGGGCTTTTGGTGCATCAACAAAGAACAGCCCCACGGCCGTGTTTGTTCTAACTACCACGTGCGCTTTCAGTGTCCCCCAG TGCAGAGCTACTGGACTGACTGGAGTGAGTGGGGTCCCTGTTCAGCCGCGGTTTGTAATGATGTAGGTGTCCAAGTTCGCCAGAGGAAATGTATCAGCACCCAGCCCATGCCTCTTCTGTTGGTGCCAGCATGCCAGGGGCATCCttcagagaggagagagtgctCCACTGCTCCATGTACAG CTGAGTGGGGTCAATGGGGTCAGTGGGGGACATGTTCAGTGACTTGTGGTGGAGGACGCAGGTTTAGGAGGAGGACCTGTGAGAGGACCTCAGAGACAGTGCAGTGCACTGGACGGCCTGTTGAACTGCAGAAGTGTGGAAGGAGTCCCTGCCCAG CCAAATGTCAGCTTGTTTGCACCGAGGGTCACCCCAGTGGGGACTGCAGtcgctgtgtgtgtgaaggccATGTGCTGCATGGAGAAGTCCAAAGTGTGACTGGAGTCCCTGTGGTGGGAGCCTGGGTGGCACTGGCTAGCCAGCCCAAGGTGATCCGTGCTCGCACAGATGCAAAAGGACAGTTTATGCTCACAGGACTCTGCTCCTTCAACTCAACCTTGATCTCCATCAGGAAGGAGAAGTTTTCCCCGATCACTGTCTCCACGTCTAGTAACACAACAGGGTTTTCCTGGGTACGGGCTGTCCTTAAATCAGCTG AAAAGCCATACATTGTCAAGCACCCAGAGGACAAAGTCCGTtatgagggagggagggtgcTGTTGTGCTGCAAAGCAACAGGATCACCAACACCAGACAAATACTACTG gtaCCACAATGGGACTCTTCTGGACAGAAAGTTGTACAAGTATGAAGAGGACCTTGTATTGAGGGACTTAAAGCTAGAGCAGTCAGGACAGTATTACTGCAAAACCAGCAGTGCTGCCGGAAGCATCAAGTCTTCTCCAGCCTTCCTCACTGTTATTG CCAAAGGAACCCCAGCATGCAATTCGGCCCCTGAGACGCACCTCGTCAGACTGCCAATAGATTGTGTTCAACGTGGGACTGACTCCAAGTACTACAATGCTGGCCGCTGCCCTCACAATGGATGTGCTGGCTCCTTAGACTATGATATGCGCTGCAGAGACGGAGGCGGATTCTGCTGTGGGGTTAAAACTATGGAAAGTCGAATTATTGACTGTGGGAGCTACAGCCTTCCCATTCGGGCTGTGACAGAGTGCAGCTGCCAGAAGTGTGTGCAACCTAATGTGCTGGTTCGTGGCAGAGTTGTTGCAGCTGACAATAATGAGCCTCTACGTTTTGGACACATTTACATCGGTAAAGAGAGGGTGGGCACTACTGGATACCAAGGAGGCTTCACATTGCAAATTACCCAGGATACACAGAGATTAGTGGTAAATTTTGTTGACCCTACTGAAAAGTTTCTTGACACTCCTAAGGTGTTCATCTTTGACAAGAAAGGTGGATCCATCTACCATGATGTTAAAGTGATGAGAAAACAGACACCGATTAATATTGATGCAGGAGAGACCAACTCCATCAGCCTTGGGGAGATTAAAGGGGAAGACCCCATCGGCCAACTGGTCATTCCTCCTAATTCATTCCACAAGGACAACGGTGAAATCTATGAGGGGACAGTAAAAGCCAGCGTCACATTCATTGACCCAAGAAATATCACCACGGCAGCAGCGGCCCCAGGTGACCTCAACTTTGTTGATGATGAGGGTGACATGTTGCCTTTAAGGACCTATGGCATGTTCTCTGTGGACTTCAGAGATGAGTCAAACAAGGAGGTATTAGGGGCTGGAGCAGTTCAAGTCCTCCTTGACACACAGCATGTCAAAATGCAAGAACACATTCCCAAAATGAAACTGTGGTCTTTAAATCCAGACACAGGAGTATGGGAAGAGGAGAGTGACTTTTCCTACACCACCACAACTGCCAGCGGTCATGGGCGAAGCAAGCGAGAAGAGCGCACCTTTCTCATTGGCAACATGGAAATCAGAGAACGTAGGCTCTTCAATTTAGACGTGCCTGAAAACAGACGCTGCTATGTCAAAGTCCGTGCCTACATGAGTGACAAGTTTCTTCCTAGTGAACAACTAGAGGGTGTCGTGATCAGTCTAATAAACCTGGAACCCAAGCCTGGTTATTCTTCTAATCCTAGGGCATGGGGTCGCTTTGACAGTGTAATAACCGGACCCAATGGGGCCTGTTTACCTGCTTTTTGTGATGCCCAGAGGCCCGATGCTTACACAGCTTATGTCACTGCAATGTTGGGTGGAGAAGAACTCGAAGCAGCTCCTTCCTCCCCCAAGATGAATCCAAACATTATTGGAGTGTCTCAGCCATATCTAGATAAAATAGACTACCGACGTTCAGACCATGAGGATccagctttgaaaaaaaacGCCTTCAAAATTAACTTGGCTAAGCCTAACCAAAACAATCTTGATGAAACCAATGGGCCAATATATCCATACCAGAATTTAATAGGTTGTGAAAATGCCCCTTTTGATGCAAATCATTTCAGATTCTTCAGAGTGGAAAAGGACAAGTATGATTACAATGTTGTTCCCTTTGAAGAGAATGATTTGACAACCTGGACCGGAGATTACCTCTCCTGGTGGCCTAATCCTCAAGAATTCAGAGCATGCTTCATTAAAGTTAAGATCCATGGACAGAAGGAAGTTATGGTAAGGTCAAGAAATCTAGGAGGAACACACCAGGAGACAAAAGGAAAACTCTATGGCATTCGAGACGTTCGCAGCACCCGGGACATGCGAGAGGCCAACACCTCAGCAGCCTGTGTGGAGTTCAAATGCAGCGGCATGTTGTTTGATCAAGCTGAAGTGGACAGATCCCTCATAAGAATCCTTCCACAAGGGAACTGTCGCAGGATCAGCACCAACAACCTTCTACAAGAGTACCTCATCAAACATCCCCCAGTTGCTCAAAACAATGAATCTCATGCATTCGATATGTTAGCCCCTGTTGATCCCTTGGGACACAACTATGGCATCTATACAGTCACAGACCAGAATCCCCGGGTGGCCAAAGAGATTGCCATTGGGCGCTGCTTTGATGGAACCTCCGatggtttctccagggagatgaAGTCAGACTCTGGAGTGGCGCTGACATTCAGCTGTCCGGAGAGAAAAATTAACAGGGAAAGCCTGTTCCAACGTCTGCAGACCAACCCAGCTCAAGCACTGTCTCAAATAGCGAGGGACATGAGGGAGTTGGAGGGTCTGCAGGTGCAGAGGGCATCTTCCCGGGTGGTGGCCTATCCTTCAGAACAGTGGGATAGGACCCAGAATCGCAGAGTCACCACTACAGCCAGGAGAAGAGTGTCTATACGCACACAGCAAAATAAGTAG